The Candidatus Nitrosotalea sinensis genomic interval AGTTCTTTATGACTACCAAGAATTCCGCCTTCTCCATACATCTTCTTGGTATTTCTTTTGAAGCCATGTTTTGGTGGAGATAATGCAAACCATGGTTTTAGCGGTTTTAATTTAGATAATGCGACAGATCCATCTGCAAGTGATTTTGCAAGATCATCAGTGCTTTTGAATCCTAGTTTAGTCATATCTTCAGCAGTAATTTTTTGATATCCACCTTTTCGTGCTTTTTTCTCTAATAGTTCTTTTGCAGTTGATACATCAATTTCCTGCCATGATACATAGTGCTTTATTTTATTGAGCATTCCTTTTGTATTGTCTTTTTCTGGAATTATGGTAGCTCTGAATCTTTTATCCAAGTGTAAAAGATCCATCGTAGTGTTAGCCCAGTATGGAACGTTAACGGTTCCCTTCATTCTAACTATTAAGAAAGCTTTACCCATCTTCTCATTCAACCCTGACTAAATGTTTGTCTCAAACAGTCCAAAACAGCTCGTGAAGTAGATGTCATAGTGTTTGTAGATCCAGTACTTTTTGTCCATGCATCTTTCAAACCAGCCAATTTTAGAAGATTTCTAATATTTCCACCAGCTACAAGGCCAAGACCTCTTGGTCCAGGAATAACTTCAACAGTCACACTTCCACCTCTTCCTCTTACTTTGAATGGCACAGAATGATGTTGATCACATCTACATTCCCAACTTCCACAGCCAAGTTTTACTGGACTTACATTAAGATAAGCTTGATTTGTTGCCTTTTCAATTGCAATTCTCATTTGTTTTGATTTTCCTTGTCCTATTCCCAACCAACCATTTTCATCTCCTGCTGCAACAAGTGCTTTGAATCTAGTATATTCACCGTTAGTTGTCTGTTTTTGAACTATACCAACATCAATTACTTCAGTCTTTATTCCAGGCAATAATTTCTTGATAATTCCTGCTTCTTGAATACGATAACCATTTTCATAAATTTCTTTCATAGTTGTGATCTTTTCAGTTGCAACTAGATTTCCCAGCTTGGTTCGTGGAGTCCATACTTGTTCTGGTTCTTTTCGTGGTGGTCTTGATCTTTGTTCTGATTTGCTCATTTGGATTTAACCTCACTATCTATTGCAGATTTCACTTTAGTGATCTCATTTGCAATTTTGAGATGCTTTCCACTAATCCTCTCGTCAGATGGAAAAGTTTCGGCGTCTGCAGGCACTTCAAGGCCAGCATCTATTATTCCTTTCAATGCGGCTGCGATTCTTTGAGTATATTTTCTAGTACCAGTATATAGTACAGCACTCTTAGTCCCATTGGCGAGTGCCTTTTTGCCTGCAAGATAACCAGTTAGGTATGCTGCAGGGATACTTTTTCGTGATCCCTTCCATCCTTTGTTTAGAAGCGATCTAGAATGAGCAGATGAAAGCACCTTATCTCCTTCCATTTCTGGTTTATGGATTTGCACAAGAGTATTTTCATTAGATATCTGAACTGTGATAAAGTCTCTTCTACCCATAAGAAGATGTCTTCTCTTCCTATAGTTGGTCTTCTCTTCCCGAGATCTGCGTAATATTTGTGAATATGCCATATGTACTAATCCTATTTACAAAAAATTTTGGTGAAGCTCTTATAAACGTTAGACTCGAACTAGTGAGGCCATGAGCGCTTTTTGTGCATGTAGTCTATTTTCTGCCTCATCCCATATCACAGATTGTGGGCCGTCTATGACTTCACTTGTAACTTCTTGACCCCTTTTTGCAGGAAGACAGTGAAGAAAAATTGCGTTATGATTTGCTTTTTTCATTAGATCAGAGTTTACTTGAAAGCGAGGCAGGAAAGCTTTTGTTCTATCAGTTGCTTGGTGATGGATCGATACAAACGTGTCAGTCACTATTACATCAGCATTTTTTACTGCCAATACTGGGTCAGTTACCAATTGAACGTCTGTGAGTTTTTTTGATTCTTTAACTACATCAGGACTTGGTTCGTATCCTTTAGGAGTTGCAATATGAATATCAATAGATGTCTTTGCACATCCGTAAATCATAGAATTACATACATTGTTTCCGTCTCCTATCCAGGCAATTTTCAGTCCTTTGAGTTTCTTCTTTTTTTCTTGTATGGTCATGAGATCTGCCAATATCTGACACGGATGAAATGAATCAGAGAGACCATTAATTACAGGGACTGTCGAATTTTTTGCCAACATTTCGACTTCGTCATGTGAATACACTCGAGCCATAATCAGATCGACATATCGTGAGAGTGTTTTTGCAGTATCTTCAATTGTTTCACCCCTTTTTAGTTGTAAATCATCAGCAGACAAATTAAGAGCATGTCCACCAAGTTGGAACATTCCAGTTTCAAAACTAACCCTTGTACGTGTTGAGGGTTTTTGGAAAATCATAGCAAGTGTCTTATTTTTAAGAACAGGCTTTGAGATTCCTTTTTTTAGATCTTTTTTTAATTTTATAGCATTTTCAATTATGCCAAGTAATTCATTTTTACTTAATTCATTTAGTGTAAGAAGATCTTTTGTTTGAATTTTCATTTCTTTAGCCATCCAAATAATGAGCGCTTCTTTATAGGCTTCTCATCTTTTTCAGAGTCTACTTCGTCTTCTTCCTCTGATTCATCTTTGGTTTTCATCTCTGGTTCTGGTTTAGATTTTGGTTCATCCTTTGGTTTTGATTTTGGACGTCCTGCAGAAATCCATTTTCTAATGTCAGCAGCAAGTTTTCGTGCCTGATCATCACTTTCAGGAGGCGATACATCAAAGATATCAGAATATTTCTCAATGTCCTGTGTTGAAATTCCAACAAATGGGTCATCATTAGATATTTCTTGTGTGGACCTTTCTGGTTTTAGTTCAACTTTAGATTCTGGTTTTAGTTCAACTTTAGATTCTGGTTTTAGTTCAACTTTAGGTTCTGGTTTTAGTTCAACTTTAGGTTCTGGTTTTTTCTTTATTTCCTCAACAGATTCTTCTGGACCAAAGATAGTTTCTAAAAATACCTCCTTGTTGAAAGATTTCAAATCAGAGTATTCTTGTCCTACTCCCAAATAGAGAATAGGACTGGAAGTAACCTTAACAATAGAAATCGCAGAACCTCCACGTGCATCAGCATCACTTTTTGTCAGTATGGCACCATCAAATTTTGTGTAATTGTGAAACTCCCTTGCTTGACTGACAGTATCATTTCCTGCAAGAGAATCCCCTACAAACAGTTTTAGATCAGGATTTACTACCTTGTTGATTTTAGATATCTGGTCCATCAAATTTTTGCTAGTTTGCATTCGTCCTGCAGTATCAATGAGAATGCAATCTATCTTGTGAGACTTGGCATACAAGACCGCATCTCTTGCCACTGCAGCAGGATCAGAACCATAGTTTTGTGCAATAACTTTGACGTTGAGCCGTTTCCCGTGCTCACTTATTTGTTCGATTGCACCTGCCCTATAGGTATCAGCAGCAGCAATTACTACAGAATACTTGTTTTCACGCAAAAGATTTGCAAATTTAGCAATGGTGGTGGTTTTACCAGTTCCATTTATCCCCATAAAAGATATGATATACGGTTCTCCCTTTTCCTTTTTTTTCTGAATATTTGATAAAATGTCAACAGTTCCAGCATCATTGAACATATTTGAGATACTTTTTCGTAGTTCTTGTTTTACTGTCTCTGCAATCTTGTCTTTATTGACAGTTGAACCAATCAGTTGTTTTTTCAAATCATCTTTTATCGAATCGATAACTTCAGTCGCAACATCTGATTCAAGCAATGCAATTTCAAGCTCAAACAAAACTTCATCGATGTCTTTCTCTTTGAGTTCTTTTTCCCCAAAACTTTTAGCAGCTAATGAAAATGCATTACGTAGTTTCTCAAACATGTTTTATTGCCTTACTGTGGGGAACTGCGACCGGATTGTATAAGTTTGTTCATTTCATGTTGTCCCCGTTCTAGTTGCATAGAGACCTCATTTCTTTGTCCAGCCAATTGCTGTAACACTAATTCAAGTTCCTTTATCCTAGACTCTAAATAATTAATTGCTGAATTCTTGTCTTGCTCAATTGCTGCACCTGCACCAATATTTACAATCATTTTTTGTTCCGGATTTATTTTCGCCTTGACATATACTCCAAGACCTACAGGTACCAAAGTTTCAACATCAACATTTCCACTCATTCCCTTTACAGAATCCACTGCACTTACTGCTTCTTGTACAAGTCTCATTACAGTGGTTTCTCGCTGCACTAGATCATTTAGATATGTTTCAAGTGACTGCATTTGCTGCAACAATGCTTGGGCCTGTTCTTCACTCATTTGCAAAAAATTCTCTTGTTGACTATAAATTCATTCTGAAAAAGAGCAAAACAAAAAGAAGAAAGGAATTATGCCTTTACTTTGGAGAGTCGTGAATCGACTTCATCCCAGTTTATTACATTCCACCAAGCGTTCACATAGTCTGCTCGTCTATTTTGGTACTTGAGGTAATAGGCGTGCTCCCAAACATCTAGACCCAACAAGGGTATTAGACCTTTGGTACGTGGACTTGTTTGGTTTGGCATTGTAGTAAACTCAACTTTCCTAGTCTGTGGATTGTAAGTTAACCAACCCCAGCCGCTTCCTTGTATAGCAATGGTATCTTTAACAAATTTCTCTTTGAAGCTGTCAAAGTTTCCAAACACAGAATCAATAGCTGTTTGCAAGCTACCGCCCGGTTTTCCACCACCACTTGGCTTCATACTATTCCAGAATAGAGCATGGTTTTCATAACCACCTCCATGGAAATTTACGGCACCTCTAACAGTTTCTGGAACCTGATTCAAGTCTGACAACAACTTGGTTAGTTCCATGTTTTGAATTTCAGCACCTACATTTGCAAGCGCATTGTTCAAACCATCAGTATATGCCTGATGATGCTTTGTGTGATGAATTTCCATTGTCTTTGCATCAATGTGCGGTTCCAAGGAATCATACGAGTATGGTACTTTTGGAAGTTCATATTTTGCCATAAAAAACTCAACTATTTCTTGCAATTTATGGTTTTTGTTGCAAATGCATTTTATCTAGTCTCAATCCACATACAATGTGACATACAAATCACTAGCTTGTTCTCTAATTCTGGTTTTGTCCATCACATATTTTATCACAGATTCCCATGAACAAAATTTTTCACAGAGTCTAAAGCTTGTTGGGATCCAGTCACCAAATCAACATGGTTTGAATGGTCAAGGAATCAAAGTAGGAGTAATAGACACAGGAATTGATTTCCACCATCCAGATTTACTAGGATATGGACCAACAGGCAGAATTGCCGGCGGATATGATTTTGTCAATTCAGATCAAAAACCATTAGACGTAAACGGTCACGGTACTGAAGTTTCAGGAATAATTGGTGCCAATGGAAGTTTTGTCGGAGTTGCTCCAAGATCACAGTTATTTTCATACAAAGTCTCCTCTACAGGTGAGGCAGTCTCATCAGAATATATCGTTGAAGCAATATCATCTGCAATAAAAGACAAGATGAATGTAATCAACATAAGTTTAGGAGTAAACAAAACCAATGACGAATTAGAGAATATGGTTGACGAGGCAGTACAAAATGGAGTTGTCGTAGTTACAGCTTCTGGAAATAACGGACCAGACAATGAGACAATTGGAAGTCCTGGAAGAGATTTCAATGCAATAACAGTAGGTGCAACCTACAACAACATAGCATCAAGCATCGTATCAACTCTAAAGATTGGCAACAAATCATACAGCGTAATGCCAATGTTAGGTGACAGCATTTTAGAAAATACAATACAAGGCAAAATTGTTTATGGAGGATATGGTAGAGTATCAGATCTAAAAGACCTTGATGTGGAAAATTCCATATTACTTGAAAAACGAGGCAGTGACATCAAGGGAGAAAAAGTATTTTTCTCAGAGAAAGAAAAAAATGCGGCAGACAGGGGCGCAAAAGGCCTAATCATATTTAACAATCAAAGCGGAATTTTCTACGGAGAAATAGCAGGACCAAATGCAACTAAAAACTATAGTCCAAGAATTCCAGTCATTTCAATGTCAGGCTATGACGGATCAAGGTTGCAAGAATCCATAAAAAGTAATACAATAGCCAGCCTTGACATATTTTATCATCCAGATTTTGTTGCACCATTTAGCTCACGCGGACCAGTTTCTCCATTTTACATAAAACCAGATCTTGTAGCGCCAGGAGTTTATGTTAACACAACAACAATTGGAGGAAAGTACAACTTGACTAGCGGAACAAGCATAGCAACACCTCATGTCACAGGAGCAGTCGCCATATTACTGCAAGAACATCCATATTTGGACCCCACAGAGATAGCATCCCTGATAACCACAACAACTGATCCTGTCACAGACGCATATGGGAATACATTTCCAATCGAGGTTGCAGGTAGCGGTAGACTAAACATTACAAGAGCAACTTATGCAAATTTGATAATCACCCCTCACCAACTAGTCTACGACCTGTCATATGATATGCCAAATCAAACCAAGACATTACACTTGAAGACAATCAATAATGACACCATCCCGCAATTGAAGATTCAATTTTTGTCAAGTAATCCAGATTTAATCTTCAAACATTCTGTTAACAATGATACCATAAATGTAGAAATTACAGACAAGTCAAAAATGCAAGGAGATTATGAAGGATTCATACTAGTTGATGATTCAAAAATATCATACCGTATACC includes:
- a CDS encoding superoxide dismutase, whose protein sequence is MAKYELPKVPYSYDSLEPHIDAKTMEIHHTKHHQAYTDGLNNALANVGAEIQNMELTKLLSDLNQVPETVRGAVNFHGGGYENHALFWNSMKPSGGGKPGGSLQTAIDSVFGNFDSFKEKFVKDTIAIQGSGWGWLTYNPQTRKVEFTTMPNQTSPRTKGLIPLLGLDVWEHAYYLKYQNRRADYVNAWWNVINWDEVDSRLSKVKA
- the pfdA gene encoding prefoldin subunit alpha — its product is MSEEQAQALLQQMQSLETYLNDLVQRETTVMRLVQEAVSAVDSVKGMSGNVDVETLVPVGLGVYVKAKINPEQKMIVNIGAGAAIEQDKNSAINYLESRIKELELVLQQLAGQRNEVSMQLERGQHEMNKLIQSGRSSPQ
- a CDS encoding S8 family serine peptidase, whose translation is MTYKSLACSLILVLSITYFITDSHEQNFSQSLKLVGIQSPNQHGLNGQGIKVGVIDTGIDFHHPDLLGYGPTGRIAGGYDFVNSDQKPLDVNGHGTEVSGIIGANGSFVGVAPRSQLFSYKVSSTGEAVSSEYIVEAISSAIKDKMNVINISLGVNKTNDELENMVDEAVQNGVVVVTASGNNGPDNETIGSPGRDFNAITVGATYNNIASSIVSTLKIGNKSYSVMPMLGDSILENTIQGKIVYGGYGRVSDLKDLDVENSILLEKRGSDIKGEKVFFSEKEKNAADRGAKGLIIFNNQSGIFYGEIAGPNATKNYSPRIPVISMSGYDGSRLQESIKSNTIASLDIFYHPDFVAPFSSRGPVSPFYIKPDLVAPGVYVNTTTIGGKYNLTSGTSIATPHVTGAVAILLQEHPYLDPTEIASLITTTTDPVTDAYGNTFPIEVAGSGRLNITRATYANLIITPHQLVYDLSYDMPNQTKTLHLKTINNDTIPQLKIQFLSSNPDLIFKHSVNNDTINVEITDKSKMQGDYEGFILVDDSKISYRIPVLVHVTKGTLVANQNDTSMRFAINYPEKWSYAKISVTKTGSHDTKTIGITPQSYKTVFIDDIGEYWIQADIKVGNQTDYAYQTLTVNHITRNYFDIENILQIPLKQIEIISSIMIITVVVGLVLRRR
- a CDS encoding 50S ribosomal protein L30, whose protein sequence is MGKAFLIVRMKGTVNVPYWANTTMDLLHLDKRFRATIIPEKDNTKGMLNKIKHYVSWQEIDVSTAKELLEKKARKGGYQKITAEDMTKLGFKSTDDLAKSLADGSVALSKLKPLKPWFALSPPKHGFKRNTKKMYGEGGILGSHKELLAQVRLMM
- a CDS encoding 50S ribosomal protein L18; translation: MAYSQILRRSREEKTNYRKRRHLLMGRRDFITVQISNENTLVQIHKPEMEGDKVLSSAHSRSLLNKGWKGSRKSIPAAYLTGYLAGKKALANGTKSAVLYTGTRKYTQRIAAALKGIIDAGLEVPADAETFPSDERISGKHLKIANEITKVKSAIDSEVKSK
- the argF gene encoding ornithine carbamoyltransferase; translation: MKIQTKDLLTLNELSKNELLGIIENAIKLKKDLKKGISKPVLKNKTLAMIFQKPSTRTRVSFETGMFQLGGHALNLSADDLQLKRGETIEDTAKTLSRYVDLIMARVYSHDEVEMLAKNSTVPVINGLSDSFHPCQILADLMTIQEKKKKLKGLKIAWIGDGNNVCNSMIYGCAKTSIDIHIATPKGYEPSPDVVKESKKLTDVQLVTDPVLAVKNADVIVTDTFVSIHHQATDRTKAFLPRFQVNSDLMKKANHNAIFLHCLPAKRGQEVTSEVIDGPQSVIWDEAENRLHAQKALMASLVRV
- a CDS encoding 30S ribosomal protein S5 gives rise to the protein MSKSEQRSRPPRKEPEQVWTPRTKLGNLVATEKITTMKEIYENGYRIQEAGIIKKLLPGIKTEVIDVGIVQKQTTNGEYTRFKALVAAGDENGWLGIGQGKSKQMRIAIEKATNQAYLNVSPVKLGCGSWECRCDQHHSVPFKVRGRGGSVTVEVIPGPRGLGLVAGGNIRNLLKLAGLKDAWTKSTGSTNTMTSTSRAVLDCLRQTFSQG
- the ftsY gene encoding signal recognition particle-docking protein FtsY: MFEKLRNAFSLAAKSFGEKELKEKDIDEVLFELEIALLESDVATEVIDSIKDDLKKQLIGSTVNKDKIAETVKQELRKSISNMFNDAGTVDILSNIQKKKEKGEPYIISFMGINGTGKTTTIAKFANLLRENKYSVVIAAADTYRAGAIEQISEHGKRLNVKVIAQNYGSDPAAVARDAVLYAKSHKIDCILIDTAGRMQTSKNLMDQISKINKVVNPDLKLFVGDSLAGNDTVSQAREFHNYTKFDGAILTKSDADARGGSAISIVKVTSSPILYLGVGQEYSDLKSFNKEVFLETIFGPEESVEEIKKKPEPKVELKPEPKVELKPESKVELKPESKVELKPERSTQEISNDDPFVGISTQDIEKYSDIFDVSPPESDDQARKLAADIRKWISAGRPKSKPKDEPKSKPEPEMKTKDESEEEDEVDSEKDEKPIKKRSLFGWLKK